The Aspergillus luchuensis IFO 4308 DNA, chromosome 6, nearly complete sequence genome segment GTCGCGGGCGTTGTGGACAGCAACGTTGTCTTCGAAGTCGACGCCCTCGTAGGTAGGCGGCACCGTGGGCTTTTTGGCCAGGAAGGAGGCGGATTCCGGGGTGGGCATTTTGCAGATTTTCTTATGGTTTGAGACGGAGGTAGGATGGAGGGAGGTAGAGAGGTgaacagtagtagtagtagtccgGTTATTCGGAGGTCGAGTTGTATCAAGTTCGATTCCGGAGGTCGCGAGAGTTCCAATTGCGGTGGTTTGATTggttggggggtgtgggCGGTCGGATGTGCTGCGCTGGTCACGTGCTTTTATGGATTGTTAGTAAGCGGGTTGTGAGTGGGTGGTTGTGCACTGCAATTTACGGTTGTATACTTGTTTGTTAAGAGATTATAATTCAGTGAGAGTACAGTAAAAGGCCATAGATGAGCTACTAGGTCTAGATAACTATCGCTAACACCAAACGCCTCGCCAAGTACATCAAATCAGCAAACATCACACCCATCCGTACGCCGTCACAGGTCATTATTAGTCCGCATTTTACATGGTCATTGCTCAGACCAGTCATCATCTGCAGTAAACatcaaagcaaagcaaatgTCGTATCCAGCAACGACTATTCAACTTGCTGCTCCTCGCCAGGGAAAAGCTTCTCGTAAAGGCCGTTCAACTTGTCCTTCATCCGCTCCCACCATGTCAGGTTCAGCTGCTTGCTGATCTCACGGTACTGGTACATCTCGGCCCAGCAGTCGCGTCCATACTGGCACCCGGCCATGTTGACCAGGAAGTCtctttcatcttcctggTAGTGAACATTCGGGTCATTCTCGTCTCCACATGCCCCCTGGGGGTACGAGTTGATATATCGCTGGGGAAGGAAGCCAACGTGGCTGCGAACCCACGGCTGTGTCGCATACAGATATTCCATCGCATCCTGCTCCTTGTGCTCCCACTCCATATGTTTCTGTTCATACATGACTGGGTCCCACCACGCGTCCAGCAGGCGGTCGGCCCAGAGGGAGCGCCGAATGAAGAAAGAGCCGAGGTTGAAGCCCCCACAGTCCTGCGACAATAGCATATGTACCGATGATGGATCCCCGTCTCCATTTGGCGAACGAGACACCTCGTCCAGGTAAGCGTCGTCCGGCGGATGGCTGATATTCAACGGGTTGTAGACATTGATGTCCCGGTAGATAATTTCATCCAAGCGATCGAATATATGGTCCTGTAACGAGTAAGAGTACTCCATGATCCAAGTGCTGAGGTCCAACCACCAAAACCTGCACATGTCAGTGACGATCATGGAAATGAATACGGCAGACATACCATTCAGCATCAGGGTGCTTTCGCATCGTCTCCCGGATAAGgtccaccttctcccagcTCTCGCGCCATTCGTGGGAATACCGCTTCTTCGCCAACATGTTGACGGTTTCCAATTCGTAGCCCCATCGCTCAACATAATTCTTCTTGTTCCACACGCTATTGCGCTCGATCGCCCATTCGCGCGCTCCCTTCCACTCCATCACGCCACCCTCTATGTTAGATTCTAGTATGATCACGAACTTGCGCCCACCGCCTAGCGGAGAGCGCCGATACTTTTGAAGAAGAGCTGCAATTGATTAGCCACCGGTGGGCATCTTTCCACACGTATGCGATTCACTTACACGCTCCGAAAAATATATAGCCCAGCAAAAGAAAGATCAGCGCCACGAGCAAGCGCGATCGTCTGCGCCGCAGAACCGACCTGCCAAATCCCAAGCGCCAGCCCGTAGCTGGAGAGAGAGGCCGCCCCCGACCAAACTCATCCTTATCGACATAGCCATTCGGAGACCCTGAGCCTAAACGAAAGCGCGGCAAAGTGGCGGAGAGCTGGCGTCTTGAACGCGAGAAGAATCCGCTGTTTTTCGTCGAAAAGGACGGGTAGCCTCGTACCTCGTCGCTCTTCGCTTTGGCGGCGGCCCAGGAGATGCCGCTGGCACCTATAGGATTTGGCGACAGGAAGCCATTGTGAGGCGTCGTCGAGCCACTGGGCGAGGTGAGTCCAGGACTAGACCATCCTGCTCCCGCggggtggggagagggtgatCGTGACAACGACATGAGCGGGGAGTCGGGACCGACAGGGATGCCGGCAGGAAGGGCAATGGCGGGCGAGCACAACGGCCCGCGGAGCAGCCACCGACGGGCGTGATTGGGGAGTTCGTGCTCGGCAGAGGGccgcggtggaggaggtcaaTGGGATATGTCTTTCTTTGAAACAGGCGCCCGCAACTTGGGAGGGGAAACAAGAGCGCagcagaaaggaaaaggatgaGGTTTTGGAGCGGAGGTGTAGGAGATACGTTAATGAAGTAACAGATCGCTATCGAACCAGAAAAATCAAAGAGAGCTAGAaattaaagtaaaattaCTCTTCGGTTCAGGAGTCACCAGCTCGAAACGACGGAAGAGGAATAGTATGACATGGTCGTTGATAAAAACTGGATCACCAAGTCGCCAAAAAAGGCCGAAACAATAATCCAGGAACAGAGGAACCCATCCGCGAACGGGTCTGTCCGCTTTCGTTTGGGgactttttttctctttgagGGCCACTTGTCAGGTTAACGGTACAGTTCCAAGGGCGCGCTAGGGGGTGCCCCGGAGAACTGGTtgaagaatggaaggaaTGGGAGGGATCCAAGGGTCAACAACCCCCATGAGGCAGCGATGAGGGCGcaactccctcctctcccctacTCCCCTTATCATCAAGTAAGACATTCCGCGCGAGGACCATGGATAGAACCCGAGCCATGGCTATCAGGATGACCACCCAATGCGTCGGACATTGTCATctcgtgtgtgtgtgagaatGAGGTGCTCCGAGAGAGCATCAttcgttggtggtggggaggaaggagattaAACTGCAAAAAGcagattaatttaattaaatcctAGCAACAGCCCCGCCCCCTCGCTTGAGCTTCTCGCGCAGACGCCGAAACGAACGGTTGGAGCCTGGCAATTTGTTGAGAGGAGCTGCTCATTTCGAAGGTTACTTGCGAGTAAGTAGTGAGTTGGCCACCCTGGCTCGAGAGACGGTTGTCTCACATCCGTCAGACTTCCTAATGCGACAAAGAAGCATCTAGCGGTGGAACACTGTCAAGCTATGTTCCAGgtcggagaagatggaagaactGCTAGAAATCCGAGAGAAGCCAGACTAGCAGGAAGAAACTAATCTCCAAGATCCACATGGAAAAAGAGTGAGACCCACTCGGTCTTTCAACTTTAGCGGTCAGGGTCACatgtggtgctggtgttgctTTGGCTTCCTTCGTGGCTTTTCGACGCATTGGGAAACATCATGAGTCGTGATCTGTGACAATATCCAAATAATGTGTTTCTTAAACCTGTTGGATCTGTCTGCTTCCGGCGTCGCTTATTCAATGTCAATAGATACCACCTTGCGAACCAGGGAACTGCCCTTCGTATCCTTGCCGAGAGGTACAGGCTTCACGGACCCAGTTGATTCCAGACCCTGAGGGTCGCTGCTAGTCTCTTCGCAGGTAGTTCCTAGATATTATACGAGCTACACTTTATCAACAAATGTATGTTGGGAATGCTAAAGGCCTGCTGTTTTTGGCTGTCAATTTGCAGCCACTGACGCAAACCCTTGTTTCCATACACAACTAGGCACTCAGTCACGTTTCCTAACCTTCAGCTTTACCGTTTTGCAGCATATTGCTCACCGCGCTGCTGTTTAACAAGGACACTGAAAATGACTATTTTTGAGGTTTTATTAGGAAGGGTGCTCTTTGAGAGACCACTAAGAATAGTCAATACAACACTGATCTTACGGACTTAGTCAAAGAATGAAGACATCCGATTGCATGGTGCCGTGATGCGGTCTTACTCTCAAAGATAATGAACATCCGTTAGAGTACTATGTTCAGCAACTGGCAACTTGGACGAGATAATTAACATCCAATAACTATTACTTTAAAGACGCTTTAGTCAACCTTAACCGGGTTAGGCCAAATAAGTGATAGATAAGTCACGCTATCTAAGAATTTTCTATCCTTTCCGGTGGATTCTCTTTATAGTAATTCGAAGCCGACAGATCCATTGTGTCTTCGCAAGATTTTGGATATATCAATCCCACTTTCCTTGACTTCATTCCCATCCGCAACGCAGTAGCGAGCAAAAGATGGCTTCCCGGTATTTTGTGCAAGGGATTGTTAAATATCTTCAAGAAAGTATTCTGAGTAGGATTTAGAGATAAACTTCTGATGAGATCGGGAAATAAATGAACTGCCAAATAGGTTGAGTATAGATGATCTTGTCATCGCCGCATGGCTATATGCCTGTAGCCACTACGACAGCGTGTGTTTACTTTGTGACTCACATAGCTACTTAGTAACCTAAACCAATTGTATAGACAAGGAGAGACCCATAACAGCactactaaatataaatttcgGCACAACTCGCCAATTCATTGAACTCAGTCTAATCTTGCAGCTTCACTACAAATCATTTGCTGGCCATCTTAGATATACATATTGGAAAATTAGATTAGCTTCCTCGCAATCCTCATACTGAGCCACATTGCATTACGTTTAAACTGCCCCTCGAATATCTATTCAAcctttttcttgttctcaGCCCACATATATTCCTGCTGGGCCTTCAGAGTAATCGACGGAGTTGACGTGCCGACCGAGCAAATATCAAAGTAGTACATACAAACCACAAATCTGTAAGCGAATCCCACCTaagccctcctcccctcatcAATCTCCCTATCCATGGTACCTGTAGAAGAGTACATGCGCTCGCCAATCGCCCTTCGACGATTCATTTCCTCATTGAGTCTCAGCTGCATCTGCAGATCTTGTTGCTCGGCATTGCCTCTAGGAGCTGGGAAATGCTCTGGAAGCTCCATCTCACACTGCTCGTGAAGACACTGCACTTGGGCGGTGTTACAACCTTGCGAATAATAACGGTGTGAGATGGCTTCTTTCATCTGCTCGATCTGGGCGATGAAACACGAACATTGTGTATGGGTCCATCCTTGGGAGTACAAGAAGTCGTAGAGTTTCTTCTCGTAGGGTGTCAGGCTCGACGGGTCGATAGTGTGAGGCTCAGTTGCATCCGATATTGCGTTGAGAGCAATGGGGAGAGTTTGGCTAGTACCAGGCAGGGGAGTGTTTTCATTGGTGTCTGACATCGTTTAGCCGCTTTGTGAATTGTAGAGGTTGGACTGAAATAGGGTCCAAGTTGGATAGGCTGGCGGAATGATAATTGATGATCAAGACGATGTATAATAaatggaggtggaggtggtgttgctTTTATCCGCTGAAAACATCCCTGCACTTTACCCTTGCACTAATTAGCAACAACGCTTACAGTAATTTACTGGTAGTATTTATACCATACGGAGTATAACCACTTGGATTTAGCAAAGTTATATTCAGAGGACTATGTGGTGTATTACCGAGTTACTCTGATTAATGTGCCTTAGCTACATCCTATTCCTCAGTCAAGTTCCCAGATTAGATGACTATTTCCTGCCCAAATCTAGGAACAAACAGTAACAGCAGTGAGGAGTGAGTGGCTGCAAGCATTATTCGTATGTGTGCACTAGTGATAGCAAAGTCAATTTCCATCAAAGAGTCAtttgaataaaaaaaattcaaGCATAGAATATACATACCCGGTGTGGATAACAGCTGGTACGGCGTAATACTCCATTTACACACAAGAAGCAATCCTGAAGAGTAGAAGAGCAAAACTAATCACCGTATTATGAGTTAGAACGCTTTTACGGTCACCGCTTCAGTCGCAACTTACACCGAACTGATAAGTCGGAATTTTGGCATCGCTCTCATCAGTACGAAGGTGAACAGCATTAGACTCTGCAACATCTGCCTCAGACGAGACACAATCCTGCGGCGCTTCTACTGCTGGTCTCGCGGATGCGATGACCGTGGCTGATAGAATGATGGACACATAAGATAGCTTCATTCTTAAATAGAGCTGTGGAAactggatgaaggagaatgaaacCTTTCGATCTTTCGGTGATAGATGTGATTGTTTGCGAAATAATTGTTGTCAGTCAGTTCATGCGGCCATGTCGTGTCCTTTTAATGGTGCCTCTGCGCAGATGACCGAGACTATCTATTCTCAACCTGTGATTGAACGTAGAATTCATCCTAGCAAGGCGCCACATCTCAGGAGATGAAACCACTGGTGTCAATCCTTGGTGTCTCTTCTATAGCTACATGGAACGTTACGCATGTAAAAGGTGGCTAGTGGGCTCACAGTGCTTCTGGCCAAATGCCTGCAACTAAAGCACTATTATAGTGCCACAAGGTAGCACAATGTCCGCACTCGTTACTGCAGTGAGCGTTGCATTCGTTGGTTAAAGCTTTGCCCGATAAGCAAAATGTACAGGTCTGTAGGTGCCAGGCCATGATCAGGATCAAACCTTGAGGATAGAAGCAATTATCCATGTAGTGTATGACTAGTACATACTTACTTGTCTCACCTCATAGCTATACAAAGATTTGACTCGTGTAACCTAGACGTCCAGTCAGGTACGTAATTGTAGCGCCGATATAGTACATCCTAAGTCCCGAAAACCAATAAACCTGGTACATGTTACTGCAGTCAGAGTGACATTGGATAGATTCAGGCTAGGGTTCAACAAGAATAAGAACAGTACATCTGATCAAggcctttttctctctcaagTTACCCTCATTAAGCGGGCTCCCTCACATACGAATCGAATCCACCAAATCAAAACGCAAAATGAGACTCTGGACGAACACCATCGTTGCCCTTCTATTCATGGGAGCTGCTGGGGCTACCGGGATTGGACCTTGTTATAATCAGTAGGTCCTCTTTCTGTCTTCATTCCCAGACATCTTGTTTGATCGCTTCGAAGTGCATCCTAAGTTTGTTGTAGCGCAGATCCTCAACACAATATCGGCAACTACTGTTATTGTCAAGGAAATGGTGTGTCTTTTCTTCACATCTCTCGCTCTTTACTCTACCATCCCTGGGGGACTCGGCTTAACTTATCTCTTCTATATCACATATCAGGTGTCTGTTACTTCGAGGGCATACATAACTCATGCGACCCTCCTGGAAATGCTATTCCTGGCGGTTGTCCAAGGAATATGATACGCGGTGGCCTACGCCTGAGAACagaaggatgagatgaaaggGCCGATTGTATTTCGCTATTGTACCTCCTAGGGATAAAGTACAGACTGactaaaataaagaatattttagcCTGCTGACAGAGTATGAATGTATAATAGCAAAAGTCCTGTCTCAAATACAATTGCTCTTCCTGAGCATCAGAGCGCGCGGGTGCCATCTAATTCTAGCCAaagtagcagcagcctttTACTTACTACTTGTCCCTGAGCAaggagataataatatacaaAGGTATCGACAGCATTGTGTAGGACCCTGGCAATACGTTCATGTATTCTGTCGTGGCCCGTCTCAGACGTAGCCTAGGTGAGCCGTAAAAGACAGTGGTATCCATTGATAAATATCCATGCAATTGATGATCGTACATGCGTTGACGAGAGTagtcttttttccttttttgtcCCCCTATCTTATCCAGATCATTATGTATATGCACAAACGCCAAAATCAATACTGAACCACCCCATTTGTTCCCCCAAGACCAAACGAAGATGCAACCCATACATAAGAGATACATACAACTCCAAACCACACCAGGGACATTACACCATACCTCATAGCCATTTCCAACTCAGTCAGCGAACCAAGTGGCACCCTATCGACACCTACTTCTTCCCATGCGGTATTTTCCGCGCAGGTTGTCGGTTggcagccttctccttgggCATCAAAACTTTGCGCACGGTGAAGCCTTTCTCCTCATCGGGACGTGAGCGAGCACTATCTCCATGGTAAAATTCGCACGCGAATTTCAAAAACTTGTTCCGATGCTGATAAACGGTAATGACATCGCCGGTATACAGTTTGCCGAAATGGAAGCCTTCTCCGCCATTGTCGTTCTCGGGCCCACGCCGCAGCTCGGTTCCATTGACCCAGATACACTTTCGGGTTTTGGTCGAGAGAATAGCCATCACGCCGGGGACCGTCATCCAATCGTGTCCAGCGGCAATCTTGGTTTCGATGGCTGGTGCCCAGAAGGTAACTTCCAATGCATACGCAGGTATCCGTGTATCCATTGGCTCGGGATAGCATACGGTTGCTTGGGGGCCGCGACCCCAGGATGTCATCCGAGCTTCCAGCGGAATAGTGAGCTCAAAGATGGACCCGGGGAGAGTGGTCAGCTTTCCAAGGAGGGGGCGTGATTTGCTAAGCTGCGTCACGATATTGATAATTGGGCCTGGAGTCTGATCGTACGCAGGGTGTAGGGAAGGCTCATTGTCTTCCCTCTTCGGCAAGTCAGGAAGTCGCTGTCCGGTTTTGGCATCGATAGTATTCGCCAACTCAATGTCGAACACCTCTTCAGGAGCAGCGTCGGGCTCAGCATGCCCATCGTTGGTCTTTCCCGCTGTCGTTTCGGGACTAGAACGCTCACTGGCAGTATCAGGTATGGGGAGTTCAATCCGCCGGTTGAATTTCCAAGCCTTCGGGGTTTCATCATCGATAGTAGTCTGCGGGGGCGCCTCTGGGGCCTTGTCCTTCGGGACTTCTGCGGCCACGCTAGTTTGCGGCCCCGGCACCTCGGCGTGACGGGGAATGTTGTTCAAGCCAGGGTGCGACGAGTTCATGTTCAGCTGCCCAACAAGGTTCTCAGCTCCCATTAAGCTAGGTGCAGACCCCGCGACGGGGTTTTCCGgcagggagaggatggagttCAGGCTGTTGCCGTCGCTGATAATCGACTCACCAGTGGAAGAAACGAAGTCATGGAGGCCAAAGTCGTCACCCTCAAATGCATCAACCTTGTCGCCCAACGCGTGAGAACTGCGAAGTATCGATGGCGTAATCTCACCGAAAAGTCTTTTTGGAGTTGACTGGGAAACTGGTTGAAGAGCCGAGAAACTGTCGAAACTGGGCAGCGATGGATAGCGGATTTCCTCCGGCGGATATTCAAGCTTGATTTTCTTGGCCTGGG includes the following:
- a CDS encoding uncharacterized protein (COG:S;~EggNog:ENOG410Q2D3), whose protein sequence is MSDTNENTPLPGTSQTLPIALNAISDATEPHTIDPSSLTPYEKKLYDFLYSQGWTHTQCCNTAQVQCLHEQCEMELPEHFPAPRGNAEQQDLQMQLRLNEEMNRRRAIGERMYSSTGTMDREIDEGRRA
- the MNN10 gene encoding putative alpha-1,6-mannosyltransferase subunit (CAZy:GT34;~COG:G;~EggNog:ENOG410PHXF;~InterPro:IPR008630;~PFAM:PF05637;~TransMembrane:1 (i129-148o);~go_component: GO:0016021 - integral component of membrane [Evidence IEA];~go_function: GO:0016757 - transferase activity, transferring glycosyl groups [Evidence IEA]), whose amino-acid sequence is MSLSRSPSPHPAGAGWSSPGLTSPSGSTTPHNGFLSPNPIGASGISWAAAKAKSDEVRGYPSFSTKNSGFFSRSRRQLSATLPRFRLGSGSPNGYVDKDEFGRGRPLSPATGWRLGFGRSVLRRRRSRLLVALIFLLLGYIFFGASLLQKYRRSPLGGGRKFVIILESNIEGGVMEWKGAREWAIERNSVWNKKNYVERWGYELETVNMLAKKRYSHEWRESWEKVDLIRETMRKHPDAEWFWWLDLSTWIMEYSYSLQDHIFDRLDEIIYRDINVYNPLNISHPPDDAYLDEVSRSPNGDGDPSSVHMLLSQDCGGFNLGSFFIRRSLWADRLLDAWWDPVMYEQKHMEWEHKEQDAMEYLYATQPWVRSHVGFLPQRYINSYPQGACGDENDPNVHYQEDERDFLVNMAGCQYGRDCWAEMYQYREISKQLNLTWWERMKDKLNGLYEKLFPGEEQQVE